Below is a genomic region from Diabrotica undecimpunctata isolate CICGRU chromosome 7, icDiaUnde3, whole genome shotgun sequence.
ttttattgcaagattcttgaaggcagcgtaccataacaatcactgaactacccttcaagtattttttgccactcattgtacttgttatttctttaaaaggccataaaatttgggaaaattgagaacaaataatccagtcttcattatttagatttggtccaagtctaagtctgtattaactaatacaaaagtggaaCGGATTGTCTCGGTCTTCTAACTCGGTCaatctttttaacatgtaataggtgaagttctacgtagtttccacgtcttggattggccgtttgggaactttgttatgttgtaatcgatactttaaaagcctttctaaagataaggtactttttttgaaatgtgttttttagaaactgaaatttgaaattagtgaaataatttcactaatttcaaaagcgatcttttctgaattatggtttccagaaaaatggcagcagcctaataaaatcgttttaaattctaaattttcggttaaatattgttctgttaatgcgatgtaactctcagttactccatatgtccaaaggtgagtagtaatacagatattttctacttctttaacaacttgtgatctaataatttgcttagttttggtataacattcctgaagtaatgagcctgacgtaatgaacaagtttttcttgttggtggtttatatccaggaatccaccctgcaaactttttaaaagctccttcttcaactatggaaaacggatgaaacgagtctttgcataggtttattaaatccatatctatttgtttcttgctctaaactaatatttttattaatggaagtatccatcaccttttgacgcttgggtggcggtggtagtatgtcagtacttgtagtagaagtagtcgaaatggacagaaatgcgtcaggagaagtttcaatcattgcaatattcagaaagtggaccataaaagctgcatcttctacaaatgcgcattttttgaaaataaaattattattcttatactaggtcaataattttgactaagaaaaataattcataattgaatatttacaataaataaatcctttgacgaactatcaataaagatttgaaatcgaaaatgcagatcaatcgtaaatcgaaactcattcattaatcagaatacctagttataaaaaacaaaagaaagagttaagaagctggttacttctataaaaaaagaaaaagaagattgtactagtgaaaatcaaccagtacaagaaaaagaaactgataaagatgacttaagtccatggtgtatttttgatgaatttattagacatgactcatctaaacatacccctgtatctagagatataaaagaagttgacatgtatttgtctgatgatattacccacaaaaaatttcgaacggtgattggaactgtccattacagtggtggaaaaaccatcgccatgtatatcctaacttaaccactatattcataaaatattgtagtattgtaacaaaatctgttcattgtgaacacatgttcaaaatctggtttaattttaaacaaaagaagaaacaacaagaaaagtggaaaaacgtatgtttttaaatgtcaatttagacgattcgcgatttaataatgtgtcatgtaaatgtaagtacaatttgtattgtttaatttattttttaagttataataaatatatccttcgttagtttctttcaatataatagccaatatgttttttgtgtactcgcttatttgaaactactgataaacaatcaactagttacagtttacgaaaaacggttccgataaaaatgtcaacgacccacctctagtttcttaggattggaaccagagatatgtaaaatatctctgatcggaactaatcggaactaatcgaaactaatcggaactaatcatcttactactgggcaatgggcagcaataagaaatatggagggaagaccaaggggaaatatgattgttatctttgtctgttcgctgaaaatatgattttatatctgcgttagatatcctgttaaattttaccataccgaccataaacttttacctacactgtatggaccaagaagactttccatcaaatggtggcaatttgaatctcgtATGATGTGTCGTTTTGTCTCTAGCTGATTAtactttcactaccggatctaaaactactgcattaactggAGGGCTCAGAAGCCAATCAGGTTAAGTCACTAAATATAAAATCTGAGAAAATTAACTTGTTTCAAAACTTGTTGTAAAAAAATAACGACTCCCATAtaagtactaataataatatttattgaaatGTAACATACTAGTAAActtaaatataagaaaatttaataaaaatgaaaagcgttttccttttttaatgcgtTTAAACAAGGAAAAAATGACTTATGCTAAGTGTCCACtgaactaaaaaataaaacaacgataaaacaaaattattagtcTATGTAATTATCCGAATCTTCACTGTCGTTATTAGACTCAAGTTGGCCGATCATTGCAGTTGAAGGTCGAGGATTAGCCTTTTGTGTTACTggcaaatttttataaaattcgtGGTAGTGCGGTGGAATGTAAGGAAGCAAatcaaacatgtgtttttttttaagtctttGACAGGTCTGCGATTTGGGTAGAGttgctccttcttcttcttcttcagtgccttatccggtccggatgttggcgatcatcaaggctatcatggttttgttgactgctctgcgaaacaactccgctgaggtcatcccaaaccattgtcggagatttttcaaccacgagatacgacggcgtcccggtcctcttctgccaaatactttaccctgcataacaagttgaagaattcgatatttttcttcgttccgcatcacgtggccgctCAGAGTTGCTCCTGAACAATATTAAAGAACTTAGGTGGTCTTCCCTTTCCGGACTTTTTTGCAATGTTTATCTCGTTAAATGGAAAATCTTCTTGCAGTGTTTCTTTATAGAAAATAGATTCCggtttatttttgtaatatttaagcCATTTTATGTTCAACCAATTAACTTTTCCGCCTGTAgtatcgatttttctattaatgATGCTATTTTCCAACATTCTTGTCGAAAGAAATTCTTCACGTTTCATTTCAATTATTTGAAATGAATTAGTCTTTTTAGCAGTGGCAACTAAATTAATCCAATCTTCAGGACCATAAATAAACTCTTTTTTCTTTGCCTTTGTCTCAATAACCCCAAAATCTGCATCATTCGGAAGGTAGCTATGACCTGAGGTGAGAAATTTATGGTCGATTGAAGTAGCTTTCATTTCAGGGTCTTGTACAAGTTTGAGCAGTGATAGACTTAGTTTAATATTGCGGTTCTGGCCTGTACAGCAGTCCGAATACAAAATGATATTATCACAATTTCTTGCattcatttttaaatgttttgtcaGGCAGGAGGCAACTTCTTGTGAACCTCGAGATCCCTCTGTTTCGTCCCACATAAACATGTACCCCTTATTCTCGTTGAAACTATGAATTCCCAAATTGTAAACATATAGGTTCATCTTGTAATAAGCAACAGATGTGCTTAGTTTGGGAAAAGGTAAAGCTTTTTGTAGATCGAATGTAAGAACATAAATGTTTTCATCAGCTAAATTTTTATCTTTGTTAAGCGAATCTCTCGCTAGTTTTGCCTTTCTGAGATGAATTTCTTTATTGGTTTTTGCTTTATGTATATCTTCGTCGTTATTCCCACATCTGATGGTATTATACAAAGAATCACATAACTGACAGGTATCTTTAGATGGAGGTTTGAAGTGAAGATTAAAATTTGAAGAGAAAACATGATAGTACATTTTTTCTTTGACTGATTCTGAACCTTCCTGTTCACATTTCTCTTTATAAAGTTGATACATCTTTCGAATATTTAAATctggatttaaatattttctatctGGAGCATCACAAAGTGTATAGTGGCTCTTATAGCAAGGAAATGATTTGATGTGTTCCTTGACTTTCGTGACGTCTATTTTATTGGTTGGTTCTTTGTGACCTCTTTTGTCTATGCAAGAAGCTGGCCTCGTACTACAAGACAGTTTATAGATACGCCCCTCACTCACTTGAAAGGtatctttaaaaaatttcttaCACACACGAATGGACAAGTCTGTAGTAGTTAAGTAATACTTTACTGATTTTAATCTTTGCGCTCTTGATCCATTTCTGACGCGACGATTTTGACAAGAGCTGTTATGAATCAGTCCTCGAAGATAAATGTTCTGCTTTGTATTGTCAGCTAACTTGTAAAATGAGTCAAAAATGAGTTGTCGTTCTTCGAGTGTTATATTGGAAAAACAAAGTCGTCTACATTTACAATCAACATTTTTAAACGATTTGCCAGGTATGTTCTTCCGGTTTCTGTTCACGTAAGCTTTTCCACTATATCGTCGAACTGCGTTGACTGTCCGTGTCCATTCTGTTGGATTCCTTTTGCGCTTTCTCCCTTTTGTCAAAGATTCTACCATAACGCCCCCTTCATTTTCAATCACAATATTTTCTGCTCTAAGATCATCGGCAGGTAAATTGGAAACATCTGAAACAAATTTCAGTGGTCAAAGCGTGTAAGTCAAaaacaattttgttttctttgaatatgatgtaatttcagtcacaataataataaaaagaattattttgtatttatctttagtaataattttaacatttaatctaTTGTGAACAGAAAAAGCATAAAACACATTCCGTAAGAAATTATTCCCGACTTTTTAGGTTACTTACTTACTTGAATCAGATGAATTATTTCCATTGTTAGGCTCATATTCTGATCCACTATCCGAGTAAGGATCATTTTCTTCTAGTTCTAATGGTAAATTAACTATATTTTCACTCATTATTACCGATAAAAAGCGTGAAATAAAACTCAAATCAAACTGTGACACGCCGAGATGACTTACACTAATTGACTTCCGATAATTTTTCAGTTTATTTCTGACGCTAAATAAAGTACCGCCATCTGTTGGTTTTACTGTCAAGCATTGACTTGGGCGTTTTGCCTGTAGAAAGTTTGAACTGTAAGAAGGAATCTTCGATACGTAACTCAATTTTTAGTGAAAAGTGACTTACACTGATTGGCTTCTGAGCCCTccaactggtggtagcactttcgtcttagttatcatggtctctagttgtttgatcttctcttctaccttatcaaatgttctagaaacttcttcaaatttctcattgttctgaatacatcttcttcttctacttcttggagatctttcgatatGTTTAATAGATTGATTGATTAATAgatagattgccaactatccctccatcttttaggtggtcttcctggaggtctttcaccgggcgggttgttttctagggcaatttttgagagtctattctcatccattcgtcttacatgactgtaccacatccttttaaGCTGctttccccatcttacaatatcttgaattttgcactgctctctaacgtttgtatttctcaccctgcctcttcttgttttgcccactattgttcttagggttttcatctctGCAACCCTTAGCAtgtgtttcgttttgttggtatcttcgcgcacttgtatgccatatgtcatgatcggtcttATGCAAGTCTTATCTCctgcagacatcccgacaattcggatgctttgttgatctgactccttaggtcctttactgggtcgtgtctgcttgatatatctatgcccagatatctgaattgcatcacctatTCTATGAGGTTGTTCtcaacttacatctgagcggatcttttgctattgtcatacatttagttttgttggtagaaatggtcc
It encodes:
- the LOC140446123 gene encoding uncharacterized protein, translating into MSENIVNLPLELEENDPYSDSGSEYEPNNGNNSSDSNVSNLPADDLRAENIVIENEGGVMVESLTKGRKRKRNPTEWTRTVNAVRRYSGKAYVNRNRKNIPGKSFKNVDCKCRRLCFSNITLEERQLIFDSFYKLADNTKQNIYLRGLIHNSSCQNRRVRNGSRAQRLKSVKYYLTTTDLSIRVCKKFFKDTFQVSEGRIYKLSCSTRPASCIDKRGHKEPTNKIDVTKVKEHIKSFPCYKSHYTLCDAPDRKYLNPDLNIRKMYQLYKEKCEQEGSESVKEKMYYHVFSSNFNLHFKPPSKDTCQLCDSLYNTIRCGNNDEDIHKAKTNKEIHLRKAKLARDSLNKDKNLADENIYVLTFDLQKALPFPKLSTSVAYYKMNLYVYNLGIHSFNENKGYMFMWDETEGSRGSQEVASCLTKHLKMNARNCDNIILYSDCCTGQNRNIKLSLSLLKLVQDPEMKATSIDHKFLTSGHSYLPNDADFGVIETKAKKKEFIYGPEDWINLVATAKKTNSFQIIEMKREEFLSTRMLENSIINRKIDTTGGKVNWLNIKWLKYYKNKPESIFYKETLQEDFPFNEINIAKKSGKGRPPKFFNIVQEQL